ccccattttttttacttccagtaaaaatctcctacgcgaaaatgggatacgggcgaagggataatgccaatatgtgatctcgcgcaaacgaatgtcgcgctaccctccctccaccccttccatcACCAAGACTTACAAGGGACAAGGGAGTACACATTTCGTAcgcctggcatgggaagttaaattgcacgtgttagggtgaagtaatttattcgttatttattcgtcaagggagtaacatttttgtgtgaaatgttAACTCGAAACTCACCtatcgtggggagtaattttctcgtgtattgggggagtacttttttcgtaaagagagtaacattttcgtacgaaatttttactccggagtaaaaatctggTGGGAGCAATATTCTCGTATTACACCGGGACCCCCAATTATAATTCTAAGGGGGTTCCAAGTACCTCTTCAGCGGAATTTTAGAGTCCCCCAAAACAGGAGATCTTTCGGCAGTTCTATCAGAccccacataaacaaaaatgttatTTGTCATATTGGTTTGGTTGACTCCGTAAATTTGAGTCGGTAGCGATCCGGCAGGACATTTTCTCTGGAGGGAGGACGTATGATAACGTATGATGGAATGTAGGTCGTACGAGCGAGCATTTGCTCTTCTTACTATTCATAACAATGATCGTTTAATGCATTTCTTACTAAATAGAAAGCTCTTGTTGAATACACACAGTCTTGTCTGTAAGATAAAAAGATGTCCTGCGCTCAATATGTAATTTGTTTCTTCATCTGTTGATTGGtcgatcgattgattgattgattttctgcGTTCACTATTAGATTCATTGTGTTTCTTTATCTGTTGATTGATTTTGTAATTAATTTCGTGATTAATTTCCCGTCCTTTGCAGCTACACGCTTGCACTACAGTACGTGGACGACACAGTGGCTTATAATGTCACATCCTATGGAGGCGATTGGGAAATACACGCTGTTCTCTCCTACGGCATCATGCAACAAAATAGAGAACCGCCAGATCAATCGAAGAACAACGACAAGCAGTCCATCCTTGACATCGAAGGGGAAATGTACGGAAACATTGTTCGGGTTTGCGCCAACCACTCTTGTTACTACTTGTGTGAGACGCCGCACATCAGAGCTGACGAACGCCGCACACACGTGATGAATGATAACGTCGGGACGGTGCAACTTGTCTCAGAACAATCTGGTGAAGAAGAAACCAAGCCCTTAGATGATCATCTCCAAAGAGCAAAGCCCCCGTCAGATAAACTCATGCAGGCCACGCCCACATCAGATCACCGCTTACATGCTGTGCCCTTAGCAGCTCATCTACAAGAAGCCACACCCTCGACAGATCTCGGCCTACAAGCCACGCCCTCGGCAAATCACCGTCTACAAGCCACGCCCCCGAGTGTTTTTCTCGAACAGGCCACGCCCTCCCCAGTGAGTGTTGTGGAAGCCACACCCTCAGTCTTGTCGCCCTCTGTCGCCGTGCCTCATGTCGTCTGTCCCACTGGTCATCTCGTCCACGCCGTCCTAAGCAACGACATGCAGAGCCAGTGTTTTGACAGAAATGACGTCATTACAGTCAGAACATGTGACGTCAACTCGACTGTTTGTGGGCACAATCAAACTACACCCCGCTCTGTTGTGCGAGTTTGCGACGGAACTTATCCCTCTGTCGTATGTAACGAGAGCCACGCGACGTTCAGGGCTGACTCCACAATCTGTGACAAAAGTTCCACTTGCATAGAGAATGTGACGTCAGCACCGATGACGTTTGACTGTGCAAACGCTTTGCAGCACGTGCCTTTCACGTTAGTGTGTGACCATCGGCAGGATTGCGAAGACGGAAGCGACGAGTCGTTCTGCGTTTTTCCTCCTTGCAACTTTGACACGCACTTTGAATGCAACAACAAAGAGGTTTGTTGGTTGATTGCTTCTAGTGGCaagcaggggcggagcagttaagccagaggggggtggggggggggttacaacctggggtccaggggcaagaCCCCGTTGGGGGTTctggggggcgaagcccccctgaagctgaagagttttagctattttatgaacaatttatggcttatccttgattttaaacatgatcaactggtgtcactcattatttcttttaaagttagtattaaatcttcttttttttccggaacccctgtaaccccccccccctaatccgcccctggcaAGTACAGTGTAAATACATTGTTTTAAATGTCTTACTCTTGCGCTGTTTTCCTGTACAAATATACTGTTATTTTGTTGTAAAGTCTGTAAAGGTTTTGTCCGGGCGGTGATGATTATACTTTTTTCATCACATACTTTCACAATTTTGCCAACAAAGTCCATGAAAATCCCAAAGGCAACAACATCCACAAACCTAGATTGTtactcacatatatatatatgaccctTGGTTATGTTGTAAACGTCATACCCAGTCTGCTTAGTTTTAGGgttcgagatttaaaaaaaacacacaatcaaatcaaaagagagatagagagggagagagagcacaACATGTATAAGCATACCCAGCTTACCTGATCCTAAAAAGTCAGCAACactacagaaaaagaaaaattacCAACaatattttaaaatgttgctTCAGTTTAAAGTTAAATTTGTTTGATGATTAACTGAGGGCAGAATTTCAGAATTCCTAGGTTTCGgtacctcccccctcccccatattCCCGTGTAactgacatatgtatatattttttcaaCGAGAGCCCCAAAATGCCCCTTTCAACAGCACCTGGGACAGcaaggaaccccccccccacccccgccggCCTAGCCAGTCCCTGTTACATGCCCCgttttggaagcccctcccgcTATTACACTGGGTCCAGCCCTGTCAGTCACACACCTCAAAGTACAACAAAATCAAAAGGGTGCATGTTTGGTTACCTCCAAAAGTAAATGGTGACTTTTTTGCATTGCCAGTGCCACTCCTACGAGGTCGCGTGCGACAACAAAACCAACTGCCTGGACCTATTCGACGAGATAGGGTGTTACGCCGCCAGCGGAGCAGGCGCCTGGTACACTGGGTCAGCTGTCAAACTGCCTCCTGGGCACGTGGTCGTCAGGGACGTGTTCCTTCCTCGGGGAGGAGAGCCGCTGCCCGACAACAGCACTGACTGCCCTGACGACCTGTACCGGTGTGCGGACAGAGGACTGTGTCTACCGGCCTTCACCAGGTGTAACGGGGTGTTTGACTGCCCGGCCAAGGAGGACGAGACGGGATGCGACACCTACACCTGTCCTGGTTACTACCGGTGCAGGGGGAGTCCGCAGTGCGTCCCGCCGTCAGAGGTGTGCAACGGTAAGGCCCTGTGCCCGCAGTTGGATGACGAGTGGTTCTGTCACCTGACCTGCCCCCAAGGCTGCACGTGCGTAGGCTTGACCTTTGTGTGTCACGCGTCTTTCCATATCTCCAACCAAACCCGTATTCGATACCTGAATGCCGGAGGGTCTGGTACGCAGCTGCGAGACTTGCGTGACAACACCATGTTAATATACCTGAGCCTCGCTGACTGCCGTGTGTCGCGGCTGCACACAGTGTCGTTGCCCAACCTGCACACACTCGACCTCAGCGACAACCTCCTGCCTGCGATCAGTGTCAACGATTTACTGCTTTTGGGGAACCTGCGAGTCTTGACATTAGCCAGAAACCCCTTGCAATCCGTCTTCAGTGCGGCAGGACAAGACACACATCAAGTCGTGCCAACACTATTACGTTTGGATCTACACCAGGTGCCCATGGACGAGATCGATTTAACCAATCTGGCGCCTTTCACAAACCTCAAGATGTTGAATCTTTCAGGCTGTGGTCTGGAGGTCATAAAGGAGGGAAACAACATGACGTTTAGGTCGTTACGGGTACTGGACCTTGAAGGCTGCCTCTTGACATCCTACCCGAGAGAGCTCCTGCGACAGTGGAGCAATCTGGAGGCTGTGCGCTCCGACGACTACAAGTTGTGCTGCCCCATCATGCTGCCTCCTGGCTTCAAGCCGGAAAACTGCCGCGCCCCATTCGATGAGATATCTTCCTGCGACGACCTCTTGCGCTCTGACGCTTACGTGGTGGCCTTGGCTGTCTCCGCCACACTGGCAGTGGTGGGCAACCTGGGCAGCGTCGTTATCCGTGTCCTTGTCACGCGCACGAGCAGCAAGTCGGCCTTTGAGCTGTTCGTGCTCAACCTGTGTGTGTCGGACTTGCTGATGGGCGTGTACCTGGTGATGATCGGGGTGGCGGACCGGGTGTACCGCGGTCAGTATCTGTGGGAGGACACCAGGTGGCGCCACAGCGCGGTGTGTGCAGCGGCCGGCTTCATCTCTCTGCTGTCGTGTGAGGTGTCCACCTTCCTCATCTGCCTCATCACGCTCGACCGCTTCCTCGTGCTCCGCTTCCCTTTCTCCCGCGTCAGGTTCCACGGCCGTTCCGCTTTGCTGGCCTGCCTCCTCGCTTGGCTGACCGGCGCCGCTCTGTCCGCGGTCCCGCTGCTGCCGTCCCAGAGCTTCTGGCGCTTCTACAGCCAGTCAGGCATCTGCATCCCGCTACCTGTCACCCGCAAGGCGTTTCCCGGCCAGCTGTACGCATTCTACGTCATGGTGCTGCTCAACTTCGTGCTGTTCGTGCTGATCGCTGCCGGTCAAGCTATGATCTACCTGTCTGTCCACAGCAACCAGATGAAGAGCGTTGACAGCAGCCGCAGTGCGCGAGACAAAACCATCGCGCGCCGCCTCATTACCATCGCCGTGACAGACCTTCTGTGCTGGGGTCCCATTGGTCTGCTGGGCTTGCTGGCAGTTAGGGGCGTACCCATCGCCAGCGAGGTCAGCGTCGCCATGGCGATCTTCGTGCTGCCGCTCAACTCGGCGCTCAACCCCTTCCTTTACACCTTCAACCTATACAGAGAGAAGAGGCAGAAACGCAAGGAGGCCAAACTTCTTGCCTTGCTTGAGAACAGAAATGAGCGTAACACGGACCGAGCCAGTTCGGCTACGCAACGACCGTCTGGAGCTGCTCAAAGTTGACCTTCGCGAATGTAGATAACATGCAAATATCTTGTTCAGTGTTGCGGTCTCGCGATACACGGGCAATGCCAGTTGTtggaaaaagagagaagaagatgaagaagaagaagaagaagaagaagaagaagaagaagaagaagaagaagaagaagaacaagaacaagaagaccaagaagaaaagaagaagaagagagagagagagagagagagagagagagagagagagagagagagagatatatagggGGAGTCATTAAAAGTCATTAAGAAGTTTTTTTGTAAACCAATTCATCttcatcgtgtgtgtgtgtgtgtgtgtgtgtgtgtgtgtgtgtgtgtgtgtgtgtgtgtgtgtgtgtgtgtgtgtcggggaaaatatgttatttgtttgtttgtttgtttgtttgcttaacgcccagccgaccacgaagggccatatcagggcggtgctgctttgacatataacgtgcgccacacacaagacagaagtcgcagcacagacttcatgtctcacccagtcacattattctgacaccggaccaaccagtcctagcactaaccccataatgccagacgccaggcggagcagccactagattgccaattttaaagtcttaggtatgaccggggttcgaacccacgacctcccgatcacggggcggacgccttaccactaggccaaccgtgccggtataggtgttaataagtgtgtgtgttggaaggTAGGTGTTattaagtatgtgtgtgtgtttgtgtgtgtgtgtgtgtgtatgtgtgtgtgtgtgtttgtgtgtgtccaaCGTGTCAATATTTGTGCTGGGAGGTTGGTGTTAttaagtgtgagtgtgtgccagTGTCTGGTGTAATTAAGTGCGTGTTATGTGAGGGAAGGGACGGGGATAGGTATGATCAAgtctcagactctctctctctctctctctctctctctctctctctctctctctctctctctctctctctctctctctctctctttctctctctctctctctctctctctctctctctctctctctctctctctctctctctctctctgtgtaaaaGACAAAGATTGAGAGAGAGTACAGAGAGTGTATGTGTACGGTCAATGTCTATCCCGTGAGTGCTTACGACTACCAACGGAGTGACTGACTGTTTCGTACTGACTGTGGGTTTGCATGGTTCTAACTACCGAAATAAAGTGCACAGCAATATTTAGCAGCGGGAACATCCCCACAGCCTAATAATATTAGGAATGACAGCAACAGGGACAATCGGAAATCTTACGTCacccaaaaacaaaactgaGCTTGCAAATTCTTGAAACTCCGTTGCTTCTCAACGTTTTGAAAGCCATGCTCCATCAAGTGTACGTACCACAGACGCAGGCTATGTTGCCGCGTGTTAAGCATGCTTTCCTCGAAAggggcgtatggctgcctggaTGGCTGGATAAAaccggtcatgcacgtaaaaccCCATTCGTGCAAAAGCAGGACTCATGACTCAGGAATGTTTTATTTCAGGGCATTGCCCTAATACACAGGGTGATACACCATGACAAATCAAAATGCATTAACGAAAGAAAGGTGAGTGGACGTGTGAGTTTCATCCCGTGAACGAAGTATAATCATAATGCGAAGTCACCATGCACgctctttgttttgtgttaagtTGTGTACGTAACTATGAACAGTCTCATCTGGTACCGGATCAAAAACCTCACCCACATTACTTCCCCAAGCGGCGTACACAATAGGATGCTTCGCTGAGAGTCGTGTCCATCAAGCAGGACACCGCATGAGAGTAGAAAGTgttaataacaagaaattcctacgaggtaggaaaaacacccccgtcaaagggaaataaccttctcagttggtggcagtgactgagtgagaatggttatttccctttgaccattaagatgtccctgtataagtccttgtataattttaatccaccaataactccctaaccgtgtgtttgactggtcccaatttttgtaaggaccgtctcaggaatgtatagaacctgttcaccaagtttggtgacgatcggtccgttcattcttgagatctatatgcgaacacaaacaaacaaacaaacaaacacatcgagcgaaacctatacacacccctataccgggggtgtaacaacgtTACATATCATCCTTCACTGGCTGCTTTCATCACAAGTATGAGTGTGGTGTGTTTACTTTCCCTTATATATTTTCTGCACATCGCTCACGGTAAGATCTGACTTCCTTACATATGCATGTGACAGTTTGTGGAATGGTTAGAATGATATTTCTTAGAACAGTAATATTCTTCACTGTACTTTACTTTATCATGTCCTTGCTGGTAAGTTTGtgttgcttcctcccagtggaaatctagcagcaacaagagttgcGCTAAGCTGATGTGTATCATTGTAATCTGCTTCCTGCACTTATAACATAAAGACCGAGGTCTTATACGAGCCACACATGGACACCGACTCTGGGTATGGCGTCCCGGCCGGGGTTCGCACCTGTGCCAGTAGGATCACTTAGTCCAGTGCTACCTGGTAGGTTGGTGTCAACTATGTTTGAGGTTGAACAACAGGCTCAGGCGTCAGTTTTGTTCTTGTTAATTGAAAACCTAAACTCAAgctaaacaaattaaacagtcTTTTGTATATTGCAATACATGAATAATATCTGTTGAATTACCGAGCTTTGTCAACACAGCcctagcgaccacctcttgataacgaccacctgcacATTACGACAAACCAAAAGGATCCCCACGAGTTTTCCCTATTTGATACACCTTTCCATAACGACCAATTGtccatacttttttttcatttttttttcttcaggatACACAATTTCGGAGTTTGGTAGTGACGGTACACTGGGCGTCACCGACACACAAAACGTCACACTGACCTGCACAGGTATTACGGATGACGACATGTTCTGGGCCTTCACTCCTCCTAACCGCCGCGGGCGTTCGATAGCTGCATGCGTCTGGTTCAGCTCGTCCTGCAAGGTGACCAACAGTGTGTACGAAGTGAGCAGGACACAGTACAACACCAGTACACTGACCGTCAAACGCAACACCAGAGACCGCATTGCTGGACTAGTCAAGTGTGGTGACCAGGGTGACATCAGCAGGGTATCGTCTTGCACTGTGCGTGTGATTGGTAAGTAAACAGACTCcaaggtttcaaggtttcaatGTTTTATTTCGGCTTTAGGCCCATAGGGCGTTTAAGCTAACAAAATACACAGTTAAATCATACATGCAAACACACGCAAAATGAGAGTGCACGCAGGCACAGCAAACATGGCTCTTAATTAagcaacaacagaaaacaacacacacaaacaaacaacaaacacatcaTCACTAACAAGAAAACTTATCCACAGGAGTAGCCTCCTTTATGCTTATATGTGCCTCCTTGTGGATGAACATTGAACAgtgggccgggtagctcagatggtagagcactgaacttgtgatcctaaggtcgcaggttcgaatcccagtagggacggacacgggtcaactctatgtgcagactcagagacggtatacatgtcccacccccgtgtcaccacagagGAACATAAATGACCtatgccataagtgcaggttgttgattacaccttaacacgcatacacctgggtagcgcgactttgttgctgctagattTCCAtttggaggaagcgacccgaattgtCCAGCTTTTGgataataaagtaaagtaaatgaAATCAAATGAAAAGAAACATGAAGAGCACACGACTGCAGTGTTTTTTTCTCGGACAATATGTTGTTTTGCTCGACCTCCTTGTGAAGCTGTCCGTATggaaagggtggccgagtggtaaagtgcacttgcctcggaagcgagaggttgcgagttcgaccctgggtcggggcgtaagcaattttctttcccctttcctagcccaggtggtgggttcaagtgctagtctttcggatgagacgaaaaaccgaggtcccttcgtgtacactacattggggtgtgcacgttaaagatcccacgattgacaaaagggtctttcctggcaaaaatgtataggcctagataaaactgtccaccaaatacccgtgtgacttggaataataggccgtgaaaagtaaatattcgccgtaatggcttgaaatttactggccgatgtgaatgcgtgataattttatattgtgtaaacaatttcatctcacacggcagaaattaatatgtaaagcgcttagagaacggcaagcgctatataaatcttcCATATAGATAAACAAACATATGTATACCAGTttactttgttgctgctagctttccactggaaggaagcgacccgaattttccagcattgagataataaagtaaatgaaatgaaattaaatggaaacaaaaacgGAGAACACAGTCATCAATAACCAGGTTtggtatatgtgaccctccaccacgaaatgagtcgcatgtcacctgaCATATTAGcatgaaattaatatgtaaagcgcattgagcatatatatatgaatgtatcgattggagattggatttcccttctttgagtcatgtgacgtcagaggccgacaaaactttataataatattttggcttttcaggttgaccgaaacttcaaaggaactcaaaaaaaaaaccgtcatgtgtttgattgcatgtgtatgtgctgttcaatgtcaaaacaacaacaaagtgagtacatgacgtgtgttttgtagttcctttgaagtttcggtcaacctgaaacgcccaaatatgaagcttctgtgtttgattgcatacatgtggattgcatgcatgtgtgtgtgctcgttcaatcgtcaaaacaacaacaaagtcataagtacctgaaaggaattcgatcgatacataaatgttatttgcgtgtttgaccaaaatatgacattttacacagatctcgacagtcattgttcacctcgaccgctagcgcggtctcggagaacaatgactgtctcgatctgtgtaaaatgtcatattttggtcaaacacgcaaataacgtatattatgcgctatagcaaatgtccattattattattatcattattattattatactgttcaaaaaaagaaacgcatagttgctacttgccaaatttgttttatttttcgaaaaattaacagaaaatccaatatttagattatttgtttgaaatttggtatggacacagttgaatgcacacacagttcatttgcatcttcaaatcaatcagtcaatcaatacgattgggtgccgaggctgtcaagtcagtagggggtgtgactgccttgagcagcaacaactgcccggcaccttctgggcatggactggatcagatgccggatatcttgctgtgggatggtgtcccactcctcctgaagtgcctgcaatagatcgcggtgatttgccggcgcttcttctcgcctgcgcacacgtctgtccaactcatcccagaggtgttctatcgggttcatgtctggcgacatggatggccagggaagcacctggacatggtggtcggtgaggaactgggtggtgagtcgtgctgtgtgcgggcgagcgttgtcctgctggaatatggcatcctggtcagccagaagaggaagggcgtgtgggcgcagaatttcctccacgtatcgctgggcagttatgcgcccttggacgtgcaccagggtgcttcctttccagcggtattgatcgccccccacaccatgacgcctccaccaccatgaacgggtgcctcatccacacagttgggcgcgtaacgttcgtttactctccggtagaccctcctccgaccatcatgtcgctggagcagaaagtaggactcgtcgctgaaccacacgtgtctccagtgactCCGGACgctccagcgaaggtgctggttgccccactgcactcggttctggcgatggcggcgggtgaggacagctcctctgtgaggtctgcgagctctcaaaccagcttcatgcaggcggttccgcacggtctggtccgataatcggtgtggcccggagagagcctggacagaagatgaggccgacaggaaacgattccggaggtggcggagccgtatgaagcggtcgtgagcagcagttgtcgcccttggtcttcccgctcgtggcaagtcagcaacggagccagtggcttgaaacctgacccacagtctactgatggtgctctgggacacgtggaagtgcctggcgattgcactttgactttggcctgcttgtaaacgacccaatgcaatttggcggtcttctctgctcaatcgggccatctttcgtcgctgaattgtcgtctgatttctttgtggcgaacaatccgcttttatgggttttggaagacatggtgagagctcaatattccccgagtttcacgagattacactgaagcatgacgagtggtcatgccaaatgagcaattttgacattgtagccactgataacgcatgcgtcacgtgcagagctcacttgtggcaatggacgaaaggtcgacgaccagataaacattttctgcagtttggtggatatccttgtagccatataactaaattaaccaaatattacaagctatgcgtttctttttttgaacagtatattattattattacctcgcgcggttctgcgctaggcttaatataagcccggggagtgtctggtaacagtgtgagggtcacctgagtcacaggcttataactcaaaccgttttcgctcttttctaaaacggttttcaccactggatagagcataaaaaactctgtaggaaaatgtaaaaatatgaaaaacatgcaaaggtgacatgcgactcatttcgtggtggagggtcacaaattctGAAATTACTTCCTGGTGTTGATAAGATTCTTCTTTTATGCACGACAGTAGTGTTTTTCCGAACTTGTTGTTAAGCtagaataataaaaacaacaagaaaggtataaGTTGCTGgaacgttttgtttgttttgttcttcttttttgttgttggtctgtACGCATAGTAGCTCCGTATATTGAATTATATTGAAATAAAATATGGGATATACTGTCAGAGCGCTTAGTCTGTCTTAGAATAGTGCTCAGATGG
The sequence above is a segment of the Littorina saxatilis isolate snail1 linkage group LG3, US_GU_Lsax_2.0, whole genome shotgun sequence genome. Coding sequences within it:
- the LOC138962647 gene encoding uncharacterized protein, which translates into the protein MSVVCLLSLIYFLHIAHGYTISEFGSDGTLGVTDTQNVTLTCTGITDDDMFWAFTPPNRRGRSIAACVWFSSSCKVTNSVYEVSRTQYNTSTLTVKRNTRDRIAGLVKCGDQGDISRVSSCTVRVIATKETTAVYGSTTPKIPTATTVPPIPDVTSDKTTKRYNTNNDDDDNDDESNHTLVIAGVVAAAVFAVTIAVVTAIVVWKKISSEEDVYENTTGQQPAGHGTVEYVNTATGTQAAQGTIYMNV